A stretch of the Microtus ochrogaster isolate Prairie Vole_2 linkage group LG2, MicOch1.0, whole genome shotgun sequence genome encodes the following:
- the LOC113457578 gene encoding H-2 class I histocompatibility antigen, Q10 alpha chain-like yields the protein MRYFITVFYNPGYDKRLRFMVMGYVDNTQILSFDSEVSQRVEPRVPFMAQDPEHLEELALFGRRVLLIGRIELWTLFGFRSQKENGE from the coding sequence ATGAGGTATTTCATCACCGTCTTCTACAATCCTGGCTACGACAAACGTCTTCGGTTCATGGTCATGGGCTACGTGGACAACACGCAGATCTTGAGCTTTGACAGCGAGGTGAGCCAGCGAGTGGAGCCGCGGGTGCCATTTATGGCGCAAGATCCAGAGCATTTGGAGGAGCTGGCGCTTTTCGGCCGGCGCGTCTTATTAATTGGCCGAATCGAACTTTGGACCCTGTTCGGCTTCCGTAGCCAGAAGGAGAATGGTGAGTGA